A region of the Mesoterricola sediminis genome:
AGGCCGCCGCCCGTTCCTTCGGCATGCAGAGCCTCCGGGAGAGCGCCGTGGAGAAGGTCCGCCTGGGCCTGACCACCTTCGCCGAGATCAACAAGGTGACCTTCCGGGAGAGCGAGTAGGCGCCCCGGACCCTCCCCTTTCATACGAGCCATTCCGTTCCTTCCGTCCCCGGAAGGGCGCAGACTCGCGCCACCCCGCGCGACGTCCGCGCCCCACTCCCGGAAGGTCCCATGCTCCGATGGCTCGCCCCATTCCTCCTCGCCACCCTCCTTCCCGCCCAGGCCCTGGCCTGGGGCAGCCTCGGCCACCGCATCGTGGCCGTGGCGGCCGCCCATGACCTCCCCCCCGGCCCCGCGGCGTGGTTCAACGGGGCCGAGGCGGACCTGACCGCCCACGCCATGGACCCCGACCACTGGAAGGGCCGGGATCACCTGGAGGGCCCCCGCCACTACCTGGACTGCGAGCTCTACGGCGGCCCCGCCTCGGTCCCCCGCGATCCCGCGGTGGCCCGGGCCCGGCTCGGCCCCGAGGCCTTCCTCCTGGCCGGGCAGGTGCCCTGGGTCGTCCTGGAGCGCGTGGACCGGCTCGCCCAGGCCTTCCGCGCCGGGGACGCCGGCGCGGTGCGGGTCGAGGCGGCCCGCCTCTCCCATTACGTGGGGGACCTGAGCGTGCCCCTCCACACCACCACGAACCACAACGGCGAGCTCTCGGGGCAGCACGGGATCCACCACCGCTGGGAATCGGGTCTGGTGGAGGACCTGGTGCGCAAGGGGGGCTGGCGCCCGCCGGTCCGGGCCATCCGGCGGCTGGACGATGTCCCCGGCGCCCCCTGGGCCTGGCTCGCCGACAGCCACGCCCTGGTTCCCGGCGTCCTCGCCGCCGACCTGGAGGCCGCGGGCCGGCCCGAGCCGGCCCCCACCTGGCGGAGCCACGCCTACTGGCAGGTCTTCCTGGATCTCCAGGGCCGCCAGGTGGAACGCCAGCTCGACGTCGCCGCCGTCCGCACCGCCCAGTTGATCCTCGAGGCCTGGCACCGGGCCGGTGAGCCCCCCGCCCCCGCTTCCCGCTGACGGGACGCTCTGCCATGGTGGAAGGAGGGCCCGGTGGCCCCGGGAACCGTCCATGCGCCTGCTGCCCGCCCTCCTCGCCCTGGCCCTCCTCCCCGCCCCGCCCCTCGCGGCCTGGGGCCGGAAGGGCCACCGCATCGTCGCCGCCCTGGCCCTCCAGGACCTGCCGGCTGGCCCTCGCGCCTGGTTCGAGGGCCAGGAAGCCTTCGTCGAAGCCCACAGCAGCGACCCCGACACCTGGAAGCACGATCCCCTGGAGGGGCCCCGGCACTTCCTGGAGATGGAGCGCTACGGGGACCACGTCCCCACCCTCGTCTCCGAAGCCCGGACCCAGCTGGGCCCCGCCGTCTTCCAGCGGGCCGGGCAGCTGCCCTGGGTGATCCAGGACCGGGTCAAGGACCTGGCCCAGGCCTTCCTCAAGGGGGACCGGACCCAGGTGGCCTTCCTCGCCTCGGTCCTGAGCCACTACGTGGGCGACCTCCACGTGCCCCTGCACACCGCCGAGAACTACGACGGCCAGCGCACCCGGCAGCGGGGGGTCCACAGCCGCTGGGAGACGGGCCTCGTCGACCGCCTCGCCGGGCCCGCCCCCGAGGTCCGCCCCGCCGAGCTGACCCGGAACCTGTACCAGGCCTGCTGGACCTGGCTCGAGGAGAGCCACGCCCTGGTGGACGGGGTCCTCCGGGACGACCGCCTCGCCGATCCCGGCGCCACCGGCAAGGCCGCCAAGCCCGAAACCTACTGGCTGGTCTTCGCCAAGACCCAGGGCCCCGTCGTCCGGGAGCAGCTCAGCCGAGCTGGCCAGCGAACGGCGCAACTCATCCTCCTGGCCTGGACCCTGGCCAAGTCCCCCGCGGCCCCGGCCGTGGAGGGCCCGGTCGCTCAAGCCGAACCGAAGCGCCCGGACTGAAGGGCCCCGGGCGGCCCCGACAGAACGGCGCCCCGCAGGGCGCCGTTCTGCCGTCAGGAGCTGGACGCGATCAGCCCTTCACCCACCTCAGCACCGGCTTGCGGGCGGCGGTGGTCTCGTCCAGGCGCCGCATGGGGGCGCGGACGGGGGCCTGGTGGAGGGCCTCCGGGTTCTCGGCGGCCTCCCGGGCGATGTCCTTCATGGCGTCGATGAAGGCGTCGAGCTCGTCCTTGCCCTCGCTCTCGGTGGGCTCGATCATCAGCGCGCCGTGGACGATGGCGGGGAAGTAGATCGTCGGCGGATGGAAGCCGCGGTCGATGAGCCCCTTGGCCACGTCCAGGGTGTGGATGTCGTGCTGGGCGAGGTCGTGGTCGTCGAAGATCACCTCGTGCAAGGTGGGGGTCTGGTACTCCAGGTGGTAGGTCCCCTCCAGCTGCTTGCGGATGTAGTTGGCGTTCACGATGGCGCGCAGGGTGGCCTCGCGGAGGCCGTCCCCGCCGTGGCTCAGGCAGTAGGTCAGGGCCCGGACCAGGATGCCGAAGTTGCCGAAGAAGGTGTGCACCTTGCCCATGCTGCTGGGACGGTCCCAGTCCAGGCGGTAGGTGTGCCGGGCCACCTGGCCTTCGCCGACCCGCTGCGTCTCCCGGACCACGACGGGCCGGGGGAGGAAGGGCTCGAGGGCCTTGGTGCAGGCCACGGGGCCCGATCCGGGGCCGCCGCCCCCGTGGGGGGTGCTGAAGGTCTTGTGGAGGTTGAGGTGCATGACGTCGACGCCGAAATCGCCGGGCCGGGCCACGCCCACCAGGGCGTTCATGTTGGCGCCGTCCATGTAGACGAGGCCGCCGACGCCGTGGATCACCTCGGCGATGTCCTTGATGCGGTATTCGAAGACGCCCAGGGTGTTGGGGTTGGTGATCATGAGCCCGGCGATCTCGTCGCCCAGCTCCCGGGCCAGGGTCAGGAGGCCCTTCCGGACCTTGCCGGCGGCGTCGGTGACGTCCTCGAAGCTGACGGTCCCGTCGGCCTGGCTCGCGATCTCCAGCACCTCGTAGCCCGCCATGGCGGCCGTCGCGGGGTTGGTGCCGTGGGCGCTGTCGGGGATCAGGATGACCCGGCGCTTGCTGCCGTGGGCCACGTGGTAGGCGCGGATGAGCATGACGCCGGTGAGCTCGCCGGCGGCGCCGGCGCTGGGCTGCAGCGTGACGGCATCCAGGCCCGTGATCTCCTTCAGCCACTCCTGGAGGGTGTGGATGAGGGCCAGGTTGCCCTGGACGTGCTCCGCGGGGGCCATCGGATGGGAGTCCGTGAAGCCCGGCAGGCCGGAGGTCTTCTCGTTGAGCCTGGGGTTGTGCTTCATGGTGCAGGAGCCCAGGGGGTAGAGCCCGTCGTCGACGCCGTAGTTCCACTTGGAAAGGCGGGTGAAGTGGCGGATGACATCGACCTCGGAGACGCTGGGCATGGCGTCGAAGCCCTTGCGGCGCAGCTTCTCGGGGCGGGTGTCCTTGGCCTCGGGCACGTCGAGGCGGGGCAGGTCCATGCCGACCTTGCCGGGCACGGAACGCTCGAAGATGAGGGATTCGCGGTTTCGGGGAGTCATGGCAGTCCTTATCCGACCACGCTGGGCACGCGGGCCAGCACTTCCACGAGGTGCTCGATCTGCTCGCGGGTGTTGAGTTCGGTGGCGCACCACAGGATGTGGTTCTTCAGGGAGGGGGCGTAGGGCGTGAGGTCGAGGCCGGGGAGGATGCCCTCCTTCGCGCAGGACGCCAGCAGCGCCTTCATGTCGCCCTTGTATTCGGTGACGAACTCGTTGAAGAAGGGGGCGCCGAAGGGCGCGGCGAAGTCCGGCAGCTCCAGGAGGCGCGCCCGCAGGAACTGGGCCTTCGCGGCGTTCCGGGCGGCGAGGCCCGCCAGGCCCTCGGGGCCCGCCAGCTGCAGGTAGATGTTGGCGCGCAGGGCCACGAGGCCCTGGTTGGAGCAGATGTTGGACGTGGCCTTGTCGCGGCGGATGTGCTGCTCGCGGGCCGTCAGGGTCAGCACGTAGCCCGTGGTCCCGTCCAGGTCCCTGGTCTGGCCGACCACGCGGCCCGGGATCTCGCGCTTGTGGGCGTCCTTGACCGTGAGGAAGCCGAGGAAGGGCCCGCCGAAGCTGGGCCGGTTCCCGAAGGACATCGCCTCGCCGCAGGCCATGTCGGCCCCGGCGCGGCCGGGGGCCTCGAACCAGCCGAGGCTCAGGGCCTCCTGGGTGACGGAGACCACGAAGGCCCCGCAGGTCTTGGCGGCCTCGGAGATGGCCGGCAGGTCCTCCACGCAGCCGAGGAAGTTGGGGTAGCCCACCAGCACCGCGGCCACGTCGCCGTCCAGCTTGGCCCGGAGGTCGTCCATGTCGGTGACGCCGTCCTTGAGGTCGACGACCACGAGCTTGAGGCCCTCGTGGGGGGTGATGTTCGTGCAGAGCACTTCCAGGTAGTGGGGGTGGAGCCCCTGGCTCACGAGGATGGTGTTCCGCTTCTTCTGGAGGCGCACGGCCATGAGCGCGGCCTCGACGCAGGCGGTGCCGCCGTCGTAGAGGCTGGCGTTGCCCACTTCCAGGCCCGTGAGATCGCACATCAGCGTCTGGTACTCGAAGATGTGCTGCAGGGTGCCCTGGCTGATCTCGGGCTGGTAGGGCGTGTAGGCGGTGAACCACTCCTGGCGGCTGATCATCTGGTCCACCGCCGCGGGCACGAAGTGATCGTAGGCGCCGGCGCCCAGGAACCGGGCCTTGAAGGGGGTGTTGAGGTCCGCCAGGCCCTGCACCTGGGCCAGGACCTCCTGTTCGGACAGGCAGGCGGGAAGGTTCAGGTCCCGGTGCAGACGGAGGGATTCGGGAATCCCCGACAGGAGGTCTTCCGCGCGCTGGACGCCGATGGCGTCGAGCAGGGCGCGATCCTCCGAAGGGGCCGTTGGCAGGTAGCGCATAGGGCAGCCTCGAAAAAGGGTGGAAGCGGCGAACAGGCCTTCTCGGGAAAGGGTAACACCCCGCACGGGCCGTCCAGGCGTGCCAAGGCGCCGACCCCGGCGGGGTGTGACGGTTTGCACCCACAGTTGGATGAATGGGGTTTCTCCTTCAGAATCATGGGGTTCGGAGGTTCCATGCGCCTGCTGCCCGCCCTTGTCCTCGGCATCCCCCTGGCCGCCCAGGCCCTCCACCCCGCCCAGGAGCGGGCCGAGCGCTTCCTCCAGCTGGTCAATTCCGGCTACCAAGCCCTCACCTACGTCCAGCAGGAGGCCGCCTGGGCCGCCAGCACCGATGTGACCCCGGCCCACGACGCCGCCGCCGAGACGGCCGGCAAAGCGCTGGCCGCCTTCACCGGGAACCCGGCCCTGATCCGGGAGGCCAAGGAGCTCCTGGCCCACAAGCGCGAGCTCAAGGAGACCACCTGGCGCCAGCTGGAATGGGTGCTCCTGAACGCGGCGGAGGGCCCCATGACCCAGCCCGCCCTGACCCGGGACCGCATCGCGGCGGAGACCCTGCAGGCCAGCCTCCTGAACGGCTTCACCTGGAAGATGGATGGCAAGCCCCTCACCGCCAACGACATCGACGGCATCCTGGGCGCCAGCGCCAACCTGGCCGAACGCCAGAAGGTCTGGGAGGCCTCCAAGGAGAACGGGGCCATCCTCCGGGCCAACCTGCTCAAGCTGCGGGACCTGCGGAACGGGTGCGCCCGGGAGCTGGGCTACCCGGACTACTTCTCCCTGCAGACCGCCAAGCACGGCATGACCCGCCAGGAGATGGTGGACCTCCACCGGGCCTTCCTGAAGGAGCTGCGCCCCCTCTACCTGCAGCTCCACACCTGGGTGAAGTACGAGATGGCCCGGAAGTTCGGGCAGCCCGTGCCGAAGACCATCCCCGCCCACTGGATCAACAACCGCTGGAGCCAGAACTGGACCGGCTTCGTCGACGGCGTGGACTTCGACCCCTTCTTCAAGGGCTGGACCCCGGAGCGGATCGTCCAGACCGCGGAGGCCTTCTACACCGGCCTGGGCTTCCCCAAGCTCCCGGCCACCTTCTGGGCCAAGTCCGACCTCTACCCCGTCCCCAAGGGCTCCGACCGCAAGAAGAACAGCCACGCCTCCTGCTGGCACCTGGACCTGGGCACCGACGTGCGCAGCCTCATGAGCGTCGAGCCCAACATGGAGTGGTTCAGCACCACCCACCACGAGCTCGGCCACGGCTACTACTTCATCAGCTACACCCAGCCCGGCGTCCCCCCCCTCCTCCGCACCAGCGCCAACCCCTCCTTCCATGAGGGCATCGGCGAGCTGGTGGCCCTCGCCACCCGCCAGATCCCCTACCTCAAGAGCACCGGCGTCCTCCCCCAGGACTACAAGGCGGACGAGATGAAGATCCTCCTCAACGACGCCCTGGAGGTGGCCATCCCCTTCATGTTCTGGTCCTCGGGCGTCATGACCGAGTGGGAGGCCGAATTCTACGGCGGCGGCATGCCCGCAGACCAGCTCAACGCCCGCTGGTGGGCCCTGGTGAAGGAAAAGCAGGGGGTGGAGCCCCCCTCCCCCCGGGGCGAGCAGTGGTGCGACGCCGCCACGAAGACCCACATCGACGACACCCCGGCCTACTACTACAACTACGCCATGGCCACGGTCTTCAAGTTCCAGATGCACGACTACATCTGCCGCCGCATCCTCCACCAGGACGTCCACGCCGCCAACTACGCCAACCGCAAGGATGTGGGCGCGTTCCTCAAGGCCTTCATGGAGAAGGGCGCCACCGTGGACTGGCGCAGGCTCCTGAAGGAGACCACGGGCGAGGACCTGTCGACCCGGGCCATGGCCGAGTACTTCAAGCCCCTCACCGCCTGGCTGGAAGCCCAGAACAAGGGCCGGCAGATCGGCTGGGACTAGGCCTGGCGGTCTGCCCTAGGCGTAGAGGTCCAGCCCCCGGCCCCGGACGGACTGACCCGTCGGCTCCGCGTACGGGCCGGCGGCCGAGGTCCCTGGGCGGGACGCGGCGGCGCCCGCGTCCTGGGGGGCGCCCCCCGCCTTCGTTCCCTGGGCCTTGTCCCCGCCGCCCATCGCCTGGGTGGCGGCTTCTGCAGCCGCCTGGGCGGCCATGCTAGCAGCCTGGGCAGCGACCGCCCGGTCCTGCCCGGAGGGATCGGCGGGCGCCAGGGCCGCGGCCTCGATGCGCAGGGCCTTCGTGACGGTCGCGGCCGGGTTCCCCTTCACCGGGCTGGTGTCGATGGAAACCTCGCCCCCCACCGCGTAGCTCTGGCCGTCCGGCCCCCGCTGGTAGGCGTAGCTGGCCCCGCCGGTGACGATGCCGGCCCCGGCGGCCATGTGGGCCTGCTCGTGGGCCTTGACCTCCGTGTCCCGGGCCTTGAGCTGGGCCACCTGGGCCTTGGCCTCGGGGGACAGCTCCACCGTGTCCCCGGTGGCCGGAGCGCGCCCCTGCCCCGCCCCGGCGCCCGTCCCAGCCTGGGCGCCCGTCCCGGCCTGGGTGCCCGTCCCCGCCTGGGCGCCCGGACCCGCAGGGGTGGACCCCGCGAGGGCGGCCCCCGCGAGGGCGGCCCCCGCGAGGGCGGACCCCGCCTGGCGGGTGGGATCCACCACGCCGGTCAGGGGGGAGAGGGCATTCACGGCGTCGGCCATGGCAATTCATTATCGGCCGGATCCGCCTGGTCGATGAGCCCTTTCGGGGCCCGCACGTTCCACGTGGAACAGCGGCCCGGCCCGCTTTGGGTTACCCTGGAGGCATGCGGTGTCCCTTCTGCGGCCATAATGAGGACAAAGTGGTGGATTCGCGCGAATCCCGGGAGGGGGACGCCATCCGTCGCCGGCGCGAATGCCTCGCCTGCGGGCGGCGTTTCACCAGCTATGAGCGCCTGGAGGAGTTGCCCATCCTCATCGTGAAGAAGGACGGGCGCCGCGAGGCCTTCGACCCCGCCAAGCTCATGCGGGGCCTCACCGCCGCCTGCCAGAAGCGCCCGGTGCCCCTGGCCCGCCTGGAGGAGGTCGCCGGGGACATCCAGGCCCGCCTCATGGAACTGCCCGACCGGGAAATCCCCAGCCGCCAGCTGGGGGAACTGGTGATGGACGCCCTCAAGGGGCTGGATTCCGTCGCCTACGTGCGCTTCGCGAGCGTCTACCGCGAATTCAAGGACCTGCCCGACTTCGTGAGGGCCCTGGAGGGCCTCATGGGCAGCGCCGGCGCCCAGCCGGCGCCTCCGCCGCCCCCGGCCCCCCGGACCCCGAAGACGGCCCCGCCCGCGGCCCCCGCCCCGCCCCCCCTCGTGAAGCGGCAGCCCGCCCCCCCCAAGACCACCGAAGGCCCCTCCTTCGCGACGCCCCTCTTCGAGGGGGTGGAGCCCGAGGACCCCGGGGTTCCCAGGCGTCGCAAATCCCGTTGATCCAACGTCATCGGCTAGACTGTGCAGCAGAGGTATTCCGTGGCTGAAGAAATCCAGGCCCCCCAGGTCATCGACGAATCCCCGAAGATCCCCGACGTCCTTCCCGTGCTCCCCCTCCGGGACGTGGTGGTCTACCCCTACGTGATCCTCCCCCTCTCCGTGAGCCGGGAGAAATCGCTCAAGGCCGTGGACACCGCCCTGGTCGAGAACCGCATGATCCTGCTCCTGAGCCAGCGGCAGGTGGAGATGGACGATCCGGGTCCCGAGGACCTCTACAAGGTCGGCACCGCCGCCCTCATCATGCGCGTCCTGAAGCTGCCCGACGGCCGCGTCCGGGCCCTGGTGCAGGGCCTGCAGCGGGTGCGGGTGGAGTACTTCACCGAGACGGCCACCCAGTTCAAGGCCAAGGTGGAGATCATGGCCGAGGCCGAGGTCGTGGAGCGGAACATCGAGATCGACGCCCTCATGCGGTCCGTGAAGCAGACCCTGGAAAAGGCCGTCGCCCTCGGCAAGAACCTCCCCCAGGAGGTCCTGGTCATCGCGGCCAACCTGGACAGCCCCGCCCGGCTGGCCGACATGGTGGCTTCCAACCTGGATCTCAAGCCGCCCCAGATGCAGGAAGTGCTGGAGATCGCCAACCCCGTCCAGCGCCTCAAGCGGGTCAACGAGCTCCTCATGCGGGAGATCGACCTGCTGGAGGTCCAGCAGAAGATCACCATGGAAGCCCGCGGCGAGATGGACAAGAGCCAGCGGGAGTACTACCTCCGCCAGCAGCTCAAGGCCATCCAGCAGGAGCTGGGCGAGGGTTCGGAACTGGCCGAGGAGATCCAGGCCTTCCGCGACAAGATCGCCAAGATGAAGGTGCCCGAGGAGCCCCTCACCGAGATCGACCGCAACCTCAAGAAGCTCGAGCGGATGCACCCCGATTCCAGCGAGACCGCGGTCACCCGCACCTACCTGGAGTGGATGACGGAGATGCCCTGGGGCACCCGGACCGAGGACAACCTGGACCTCAAGGAGGCCAAGCGCGTGCTCGACGAGGACCACTTCGGCCTCGACAAGATCAAGGACCGGCTCGTGGAGTACCTCGCCGTCCGCAAGCTGAACCCCGAGCACAAGGGGACCATCCTCTGCTTCGTGGGCCCTCCGGGGACGGGCAAGACCTCCCTGGGCCGCAGCGTCGCGCGGGCCCTGGGCCGGAAGTTCAGCCGCATCTCCCTGGGCGGCGTGCACGACGAGAGCGAGATCCGGGGCCACCGCCGCACCTACGTGGGCGCCATGCCGGGCCGCATCATCCAGGCCCTGCACCAGGTCAAGTCCATGAATCCGGTCATCATGCTGGACGAGGTGGACAAGATCGGCCGCGACATGCGCGGGGATCCCTCCGCCGCCCTCCTCGAGGTGCTGGATCCGGAGCAGAACCACACGTTCCGCGACCACTACATGAACGTGCCCATCGATCTGTCCGAGGTGCTCTTCCTCACCAACGCCAACGAGCTGGACCCCATCCAGCCCGCCTTCCGGGACCGCATGGAGATCATCCACCTCTCCAGCTACACCCTGGAGGAGAAGGTGGGGATCGCCGAGCGCCACCTCATCCCCCGCCAGCTCCAGAAGAACGGCATCACCGAGAAGCAGCTCTCCTTCACCCAGAAGGGCCTCCAGGCCATCGTCACGGGCTACACCCGGGAATCGGGGCTCCGCCAGCTGGAGCGGGAGATCGGCAGCGTCTGCCGCAAGGTGGCCCGCCGCGTGGCCGAGGGCGAGCAGGCCGGACGGATGGTCCTCAGTGAGAAGAACGTCCACGAGCTCCTGGGCCCCGTGAAGATCCTCCAGGACGAGCGCCTCAAGGCGCCCCGGGTCGGCGTCGTCACCGGCCTCGCCTGGACCTCCACCGGGGGCGACGTGCTCTTCGTCGAGGCCCTGAAGATGCCCGGCAAGGGCGGCCTGACCCTGACCGGCCAGCTGGGCGACGTCATGAAGGAGAGCGCCCAGGCGGCCCTCTCGTACATCCGCAGCCGGGGCGAAGCCTTTGAGATTGATGCGGAAGTATTCCAGAAAAACGACTTGCACATCCACTTCCCCGAAGGGGCCATCCCCAAGGACGGCCCCAGCGCGGGCCTGGCCATCGCCACCGTCCTCCTGTCGGTCCTCAAGGGCGTGCCCATCAAGAACACGTTCGCCATGACCGGGGAGATCGACCTGCGGGGCGAGGCCCTGGCCATCGGCGGCCTGAAGGAGAAGTCCCTGGCCGCCCTCCGCATGGGCGTCCGGGAGATCATCATCCCCTTCGCCAACCAGAAGGACCTGGAGGAGATCGCCCCCGAGGTGCGCAAGAAGCTCCGCTTCCACCCCGTCAAGCACGTGGAGGAGGTCTTCGAGATGGTCCTGGAGGGGTGGGTCCGGCCCGGGTCGGCCCGCAAGCCCCGCGCCAGGCGGACCCAGGCCTAGGCTGTTCCACGTGGAACGGACGCCCCCCGCGAGGTGAAGGTGAGTCTTTTCGGCAACCTGTTCAATAAGTTCAAGCAGGGCCTCCAGCGCACCCAGGAGCTCGTGCTGGCCCCCATGGGCCGGCTCCTGGGCCTCCGCCGCCTGGACGAGGCCCAGCTGGAGGAGCTGGAGGACCTGCTCCTCCAGGCCGACCTGGGCGTCCACGGGGTGCAGCGCCTCATGGATCGCCTCCGGTTCGAGATGAAGCGTTCCAGCGAGATCGACCCCAAGGCCCTGCTCAAGGACGAGCTCCTCAAGATCATCCACCAGGTCCCCGCCCGCCCCCTGGAGGCCTCCGGCACCCAGGTCTGCCTGCTGGTGGGCGTGAATGGCGTCGGCAAGACCACGACCCTCGGCAAGCTGGCGGCCCACCTCAAGGCCCGGGGCGAAGAGGTCCTCGTGGTGGCCGGCGACACCTTCCGGGCCGCCGCCATCGATCAGTTGGAGCTGTGGGGGGAGCGGGCCGGGGTGCCCGTCATCCGCAACCAGATGGGCGGCGATCCCGCGGCCATCGCCTTCGACGGCGCCACCTCCGCCAAGGCCAAGGGCACCCCCTGGGTCCTCATCGACACGGCCGGGCGCCTCCACACCAAGGACAACCTCATGCGGGAGCTGGACAAGATCCGCCGCTCCCTCCAGAAGGTCATCCCCGACGCCCCCCACCGGGTCCTCCTGGTGCTGGACGCCACCACGGGCCAGAACGGCCTCGTCCAGGCGGAAGCGTTCAAGCAGGCCGCTGGCGTCACCGACCTCATCCTCACCAAGCTGGACGGCAGCGCCAAGGGCGGCGTGGCCGTGGCCATCCTGGAGCGCATGAAGCTCCCCATCGCCTTCGTGGGCGTGGGAGAGCAGGTGGACGACCTGATCCCCTTCGATCCCGAGACCTTCGTGGACGGGCTGCTCGATGTCTGAGACGGACCGGCCCCTGGACAGCACGCTGGCCTGGGAGCTGGCCTGCGGGGGCCCCTACCCCACCCCCGAAGCCACCCAGGGTGACGAGCACTTCATGGCCCTGGCCCTGCGGGAGGCCATGCGCGGGGTGGGCCTCAGCAGCCCCAATCCACCGGTGGGCTGTGTGCTCGTCCTGGACGGCGAGGTCATCGGCCGGGGCGTCCACACCCGGGCCGGGGATCCCCACGGGGAGATCATGGCCCTCCGGGACGCCGACCTGCGCGACCAGGACCCCCGGGGCGCCACCGCCTACGTGACCCTGGAGCCCTGCTGCCACCACGGCCGCACCCCGCCCTGCACCGACGCCCTCATCCGGGCCGGCATCCGCCGGGTGGTGATCGGGGTCCAGGATCCCAATCCGCGGGTGGACGGCGGGGGCATGGCCATCCTCCGGTCCCACGGGGTGGAGGTCCAGGCGGGCGTGCTCGGCGAGGCCTGCGCCCGGTTCCACGCCCCCTTCTTCAAGGCCATCCGCACCGGCCTGCCCTGGGTCCTCCTGAAGCTGGCCCTGGGCGCCGACGGCGCCCTCGGACCCGAGGGCCAGACGACCCAGGTGACCGCGCCCGAGATCCAGGCCCTCGCCCACGCCCTGCGCCGGGCCACCGAAGCCCTCGTGGTCGGCCGCTGGACCGTCGAAGTGGACGATCCCCGGCTCACCGACCGCTGGCCGGGCCCGACCCTGCCCCACCGCTCCGCCCTCCGGGTCGTCCTGGACAGCCATGGGCGCCTGCCCAATACCCGGAAGGTCTGGCTCCCCGTCCCCGGCCAGCCCGTGCTCAGGGCCCTCGTGGAGGACCGCCCCCCCATCCGCGGCGTGGAGGACCTCCACCTGCCCCCGGGCCCCGGCGGCTGCAGCCTCCGCCACCTGCTCTTCGAACTGGCCGCGCGGGGCGTCGGCCGCGTCCTCTTCGAAGGGGGCGGCATGCTGGCCCGCCAGCTCCTCCAGGAGGGCCTGGTGGACGAGTTCCACCGCTTCCAGTCGACGACCCCGGCCCACGGCCCCCGGGTGGACCTGGACATGAGCCGCCTGCCGGCGCACCGCAGCCGCACGCCCTTCCCCGGCGGCGTCTGGGACGTGTTCGCGGCGTCCTAGCGGACCGCCCTCAACCGCCCCCCACGAGCCGGACGACTTCCAGGCGGTCCTCGGCCTGGAGGCCGCGCTGGGGCCACTCGGCCTTGCGGATGACCTGGCCGTTCAATTCGATGGCGCTCCCGAAGTCGGGCAGGCCCATCCACCGGGCGAGGTCGGCGA
Encoded here:
- the thiS gene encoding sulfur carrier protein ThiS, encoding MRLIINGQPQEAPELGTVADLARWMGLPDFGSAIELNGQVIRKAEWPQRGLQAEDRLEVVRLVGGG
- the lon gene encoding endopeptidase La, which codes for MAEEIQAPQVIDESPKIPDVLPVLPLRDVVVYPYVILPLSVSREKSLKAVDTALVENRMILLLSQRQVEMDDPGPEDLYKVGTAALIMRVLKLPDGRVRALVQGLQRVRVEYFTETATQFKAKVEIMAEAEVVERNIEIDALMRSVKQTLEKAVALGKNLPQEVLVIAANLDSPARLADMVASNLDLKPPQMQEVLEIANPVQRLKRVNELLMREIDLLEVQQKITMEARGEMDKSQREYYLRQQLKAIQQELGEGSELAEEIQAFRDKIAKMKVPEEPLTEIDRNLKKLERMHPDSSETAVTRTYLEWMTEMPWGTRTEDNLDLKEAKRVLDEDHFGLDKIKDRLVEYLAVRKLNPEHKGTILCFVGPPGTGKTSLGRSVARALGRKFSRISLGGVHDESEIRGHRRTYVGAMPGRIIQALHQVKSMNPVIMLDEVDKIGRDMRGDPSAALLEVLDPEQNHTFRDHYMNVPIDLSEVLFLTNANELDPIQPAFRDRMEIIHLSSYTLEEKVGIAERHLIPRQLQKNGITEKQLSFTQKGLQAIVTGYTRESGLRQLEREIGSVCRKVARRVAEGEQAGRMVLSEKNVHELLGPVKILQDERLKAPRVGVVTGLAWTSTGGDVLFVEALKMPGKGGLTLTGQLGDVMKESAQAALSYIRSRGEAFEIDAEVFQKNDLHIHFPEGAIPKDGPSAGLAIATVLLSVLKGVPIKNTFAMTGEIDLRGEALAIGGLKEKSLAALRMGVREIIIPFANQKDLEEIAPEVRKKLRFHPVKHVEEVFEMVLEGWVRPGSARKPRARRTQA
- the ftsY gene encoding signal recognition particle-docking protein FtsY, producing MSLFGNLFNKFKQGLQRTQELVLAPMGRLLGLRRLDEAQLEELEDLLLQADLGVHGVQRLMDRLRFEMKRSSEIDPKALLKDELLKIIHQVPARPLEASGTQVCLLVGVNGVGKTTTLGKLAAHLKARGEEVLVVAGDTFRAAAIDQLELWGERAGVPVIRNQMGGDPAAIAFDGATSAKAKGTPWVLIDTAGRLHTKDNLMRELDKIRRSLQKVIPDAPHRVLLVLDATTGQNGLVQAEAFKQAAGVTDLILTKLDGSAKGGVAVAILERMKLPIAFVGVGEQVDDLIPFDPETFVDGLLDV
- the ribD gene encoding bifunctional diaminohydroxyphosphoribosylaminopyrimidine deaminase/5-amino-6-(5-phosphoribosylamino)uracil reductase RibD, with the protein product MSETDRPLDSTLAWELACGGPYPTPEATQGDEHFMALALREAMRGVGLSSPNPPVGCVLVLDGEVIGRGVHTRAGDPHGEIMALRDADLRDQDPRGATAYVTLEPCCHHGRTPPCTDALIRAGIRRVVIGVQDPNPRVDGGGMAILRSHGVEVQAGVLGEACARFHAPFFKAIRTGLPWVLLKLALGADGALGPEGQTTQVTAPEIQALAHALRRATEALVVGRWTVEVDDPRLTDRWPGPTLPHRSALRVVLDSHGRLPNTRKVWLPVPGQPVLRALVEDRPPIRGVEDLHLPPGPGGCSLRHLLFELAARGVGRVLFEGGGMLARQLLQEGLVDEFHRFQSTTPAHGPRVDLDMSRLPAHRSRTPFPGGVWDVFAAS